A single window of Sulfurihydrogenibium subterraneum DSM 15120 DNA harbors:
- a CDS encoding efflux RND transporter permease subunit, with the protein MIDFILSNRIIVLLLLVFLFGFGIYSYKTLPIDTFPDPTPIQVNIYTEAPGLSAEEVESLITKKVETVMSGIKDVTGVRSVSIAGLSQVTVFFKDNVDIFFARRLVLEKLNEVESILDSQYKPVLGPNVSGLSFVMFYVLESDKYTLADLKSIERWKVKPLLKSVDGVEDINEWGPDKAYLIRPDYNKMIAYNISFNDLIQQIKEGGGVAGGGYGIINGKDIVLRGIGYIKSIEDIKNIKVKSLDGFYIKVSDIAQVEVYEVPGRRGLFSLNGEEVQGNIVVKRSFSNTREVIKNVYKKLEDVIKVLPEGVNLKVVYDQAYLIDKAIHTVEKALIEGIVLVTLAMIFYLGNFRTALIVVLSIPITLLIAFIFMKQAGISGNLMSFAGLAIGMGLFADASVVVIENIYRHLHHNLEFSKSKSGRLEILSLSVKEIFRPVLFAVFVIAMVFIPIFSFESVEGKYYKPLATTIIFALFASLFVAFVFMPVLAYYFIKAEKEEETKIMRFISNVYQKILKITLKYSKVVIASVVVAFLLSLTLLTRIGTEFAPILDEGALLVKTYLDPNITKEESSKVASFVEKTAKSFPEVKDAFTLLGRSEKSDPEDVNYMETFITLKPYSEWKTFKTKDELEDALREKLNQLPGAKFSFTQPIQMRIDELLSGVKSTVAIKVFGDDLEVLNEIGKKIESIVKATPGAVDVEMEVQKGKLQLKIYPKKDQLAKFNLTVEDLLEIIKEAIAGVEVNNLREGLISYPIIVKLPDRDINDIERFLSIPIVSSENRIVSLSQVVDIEISEGFFKIRHENGQRYALVQANLKGRDLGSFINDLRQNIGKNVKLPEGYVIQFAGQFENQERAMKKLSIVIPIVIFLIFIILYINYNSVKDSLIVMLNVPFATIGGIVALYLSGFNLSVPAAIGFIAVFGIATLNGVVLISYIRQLLEEGKTIDKAIEIATKLRLRPILITATAASLGLVPILITNDVGSETQKPIATVVIGGIFTSTMLTLLILPAVYRLFYKEPKPYPTYKIPNKFQRRYQQARKYIRSKYRDFKGKFER; encoded by the coding sequence ATGATAGACTTTATTTTGTCTAATAGAATAATAGTTTTACTGCTTTTAGTCTTTCTTTTTGGTTTTGGAATTTACTCTTACAAGACTCTACCAATCGATACGTTTCCTGACCCTACACCTATTCAAGTAAACATATACACAGAAGCTCCTGGACTGTCTGCAGAAGAAGTTGAATCTCTTATTACAAAGAAAGTAGAAACGGTAATGTCTGGAATAAAAGATGTAACAGGTGTAAGAAGTGTATCAATAGCAGGGTTGTCTCAGGTTACAGTCTTTTTTAAGGACAACGTAGATATATTCTTTGCAAGAAGATTGGTTTTAGAAAAGTTAAATGAAGTTGAATCTATTTTAGATTCTCAATACAAACCTGTTTTAGGACCAAACGTATCAGGTCTCAGTTTTGTAATGTTCTACGTTTTGGAAAGTGATAAATATACACTTGCAGATTTAAAAAGTATAGAGAGATGGAAAGTTAAACCATTATTAAAATCTGTTGATGGTGTTGAGGATATAAACGAATGGGGTCCTGATAAAGCCTATCTGATAAGACCAGACTACAACAAAATGATAGCTTACAACATCTCTTTTAACGACCTGATACAACAGATTAAAGAAGGGGGAGGTGTTGCAGGCGGTGGATATGGAATAATAAACGGAAAAGATATAGTTTTGAGAGGTATAGGATATATAAAGAGCATAGAAGATATTAAAAATATAAAGGTTAAATCCTTAGATGGATTTTACATAAAAGTATCTGATATTGCACAAGTAGAGGTGTATGAAGTTCCTGGTAGGAGAGGCTTATTCTCATTAAACGGAGAAGAAGTTCAAGGAAACATAGTTGTCAAAAGAAGTTTTAGCAACACAAGAGAAGTTATAAAAAATGTTTACAAAAAATTAGAAGATGTTATAAAAGTTTTACCTGAAGGTGTAAATTTAAAAGTTGTTTATGACCAAGCTTACTTGATAGATAAAGCTATACACACTGTAGAGAAAGCCTTAATAGAAGGTATAGTTTTAGTTACTTTAGCGATGATATTTTACTTAGGCAATTTTAGGACTGCTTTAATTGTAGTTTTGTCCATTCCAATCACACTGCTTATAGCTTTTATATTTATGAAGCAAGCAGGAATATCAGGTAATCTAATGTCCTTTGCTGGACTTGCCATAGGTATGGGACTTTTTGCAGATGCTTCGGTAGTTGTAATAGAAAATATCTATAGACACTTGCATCACAACTTGGAATTTTCCAAATCTAAATCTGGAAGGCTTGAAATTTTATCTCTATCAGTAAAGGAAATTTTCAGACCTGTATTATTTGCAGTCTTTGTTATAGCTATGGTCTTTATTCCTATTTTTAGTTTTGAGTCGGTAGAAGGTAAATATTATAAACCTCTTGCAACGACTATAATTTTTGCACTGTTTGCGTCTTTGTTTGTTGCTTTTGTATTTATGCCAGTTCTTGCTTACTACTTTATAAAAGCAGAAAAAGAAGAAGAGACAAAAATAATGAGGTTTATATCAAATGTTTATCAAAAAATACTTAAAATAACGTTAAAGTATTCCAAAGTTGTGATAGCTTCTGTTGTAGTAGCTTTTTTACTATCTTTAACACTTTTAACAAGAATAGGGACAGAGTTTGCACCTATTTTAGATGAAGGAGCTCTACTTGTTAAAACTTACTTAGACCCTAACATTACAAAGGAAGAATCTTCAAAAGTAGCATCTTTTGTTGAAAAAACTGCAAAATCTTTTCCTGAAGTAAAAGATGCATTTACTCTTTTAGGTAGGTCTGAGAAAAGCGACCCAGAAGATGTTAACTACATGGAAACTTTTATAACTTTAAAACCTTATAGTGAATGGAAAACCTTTAAAACAAAAGATGAGTTAGAAGATGCATTAAGGGAAAAGTTAAATCAGCTTCCAGGCGCAAAGTTTAGTTTTACTCAGCCAATCCAAATGAGAATAGACGAACTTTTATCAGGGGTAAAGTCAACCGTTGCTATAAAAGTTTTTGGAGATGATTTAGAAGTGTTAAATGAGATTGGTAAGAAGATTGAGAGTATTGTAAAAGCTACACCTGGGGCTGTAGATGTTGAGATGGAAGTTCAAAAAGGAAAACTTCAGCTAAAGATTTATCCTAAAAAAGACCAGCTTGCTAAATTTAACCTTACTGTTGAAGATTTACTTGAAATTATAAAGGAAGCAATAGCTGGAGTAGAAGTAAACAACCTACGGGAAGGGTTAATATCCTATCCAATTATAGTTAAGCTTCCTGATAGAGATATAAACGACATTGAAAGGTTTTTAAGTATTCCTATAGTAAGCTCTGAAAATAGAATAGTTTCTCTCTCTCAAGTTGTGGATATTGAAATCTCTGAAGGATTTTTTAAGATAAGACACGAAAACGGTCAAAGGTACGCTTTAGTCCAAGCTAACCTAAAAGGAAGAGACTTGGGTAGTTTTATAAATGACCTAAGACAAAACATTGGGAAAAATGTAAAGCTTCCAGAAGGGTATGTTATACAGTTTGCAGGACAGTTTGAAAATCAAGAAAGGGCAATGAAAAAGTTATCTATAGTTATACCAATAGTTATATTCTTAATATTCATCATACTTTACATAAACTACAATTCAGTAAAAGACAGCTTGATAGTTATGTTAAATGTACCATTTGCAACTATAGGTGGAATTGTTGCTCTTTACTTATCTGGCTTTAATTTGTCTGTTCCAGCTGCTATTGGGTTTATAGCGGTTTTTGGAATAGCTACTTTAAACGGTGTTGTTCTAATATCTTACATAAGACAGCTTTTAGAAGAGGGTAAAACGATAGATAAAGCTATAGAAATTGCAACAAAATTAAGATTAAGACCTATACTTATAACAGCTACAGCTGCATCTTTGGGACTTGTACCTATTTTAATTACAAACGATGTAGGCTCAGAAACTCAAAAACCAATAGCTACTGTAGTAATTGGAGGAATATTTACCTCTACAATGTTAACTTTGCTTATTTTACCTGCTGTCTATAGGCTGTTTTATAAAGAACCTAAACCTTATCCAACCTATAAAATACCAAACAAATTCCAAAGAAGGTATCAACAGGCAAGAAAGTACATAAGGTCAAAGTATAGAGATTTTAAAGGAAAATTTGAGAGGTAA
- the glnA gene encoding type I glutamate--ammonia ligase, with translation MIQCQTPDDVMRVISEKGITFIDFKFSDPFGQWQHLTIPTHEFGLHSFEEGIPFDGSSIRGWKGIQESDMLLIPDPKSAFIDPFINEPTLSLVCDVVDPITKEPYSRDSRQIAKKALEFLKSTGIGDIAYFGPEAEFFIFDDIRFSTGPNHAFYQIDSEEAWWNTSREENPNLGYKIPFKRGYFPVAPIDKTHDIRMEMVKTLEEVGITVEREHHEVATAGQGEINFRFSDIIGSGDNIQKYKYVLRNVGYRYGKFVTFMPKPIAGDNGSGMHVHFSIWRNGENLFAGNSYAGLSEIALYAIGGIIKHAKAICAFSNPTTNSYHRLVPGYEAPVRLAYSARNRSAAIRIPLGSESPKAKRIEVRFPDPSSNPYLTFTALLMAAIDGIENRIHPGEPLDKDIYSLPPEELANVPQTPGSLQEAIDALKEDKEFLLKGGVMDEDFINMWIDTKQAEVDAIRLIPHPKEFELYFDV, from the coding sequence ATGATTCAATGTCAAACACCAGATGATGTAATGCGTGTTATATCCGAAAAAGGTATAACATTTATTGACTTTAAATTCTCTGACCCATTTGGTCAGTGGCAACATTTAACTATACCTACCCATGAGTTTGGTTTACACTCTTTTGAAGAAGGAATTCCTTTTGATGGCTCTTCTATAAGAGGATGGAAAGGTATTCAAGAATCAGATATGCTCTTAATACCAGACCCAAAATCTGCTTTTATAGACCCGTTTATAAACGAACCAACCTTATCTTTAGTATGTGATGTAGTTGACCCTATTACGAAAGAGCCTTACTCTAGAGATTCAAGACAAATAGCCAAAAAAGCTCTTGAATTTTTAAAATCAACAGGCATAGGTGATATCGCTTACTTTGGTCCAGAAGCAGAGTTCTTTATATTTGATGACATTAGATTTAGCACAGGTCCTAACCACGCTTTCTATCAAATAGACTCAGAAGAAGCTTGGTGGAACACTTCAAGAGAAGAAAATCCAAACCTTGGCTATAAAATTCCTTTCAAAAGAGGATACTTCCCAGTAGCTCCAATAGACAAAACCCACGATATAAGAATGGAAATGGTAAAAACCCTTGAAGAAGTAGGAATAACTGTAGAGAGAGAACACCACGAAGTTGCAACTGCAGGACAGGGAGAGATAAACTTTAGATTCTCTGACATAATCGGGTCCGGAGATAACATTCAAAAATACAAATACGTTTTAAGAAACGTAGGATACAGGTATGGAAAATTTGTTACATTTATGCCAAAGCCAATTGCAGGAGACAACGGCTCAGGAATGCACGTTCACTTTTCTATATGGAGAAACGGAGAAAACCTATTTGCAGGAAACTCATACGCAGGACTTTCAGAAATAGCACTTTATGCGATAGGTGGAATTATAAAACACGCTAAAGCAATATGTGCATTTTCAAACCCAACAACAAACTCATATCATAGACTTGTTCCGGGATATGAAGCTCCTGTTAGACTTGCGTACTCTGCAAGAAACAGGTCTGCGGCTATAAGAATACCTCTTGGTTCAGAGTCTCCAAAAGCAAAAAGAATAGAAGTAAGATTCCCAGACCCATCTTCTAATCCATACTTAACATTTACAGCATTGCTTATGGCTGCCATAGACGGTATAGAAAATAGAATTCATCCAGGAGAACCTTTAGACAAAGATATATACTCACTTCCACCAGAAGAGCTTGCAAACGTTCCTCAAACTCCAGGGTCATTACAAGAAGCCATAGATGCTCTTAAAGAAGACAAAGAGTTTTTACTAAAAGGCGGAGTGATGGACGAAGACTTTATAAATATGTGGATAGACACAAAACAAGCTGAAGTAGATGCTATAAGATTAATCCCACATCCAAAAGAGTTTGAACTATACTTTGACGTGTGA
- a CDS encoding P-II family nitrogen regulator yields MKKVEAIIKPFKLDEVKDALTNIGIYGMTVSEVKGFGRQKGHTELYRGAEYVIDFLPKLKIEVVVDDEQVEKVVEAIMQAARTGRIGDGKIFIIPIDDVIRIRTGERGPEAV; encoded by the coding sequence ATGAAAAAAGTAGAAGCAATCATCAAACCATTTAAGTTAGACGAAGTTAAAGATGCTCTTACAAACATAGGAATCTATGGTATGACAGTTTCAGAAGTTAAAGGTTTTGGAAGACAAAAAGGTCATACAGAACTATATAGAGGAGCTGAATACGTAATAGACTTTTTACCAAAACTAAAGATTGAAGTAGTCGTAGATGATGAGCAAGTTGAGAAGGTTGTAGAAGCTATAATGCAAGCAGCAAGAACAGGTAGAATAGGAGACGGTAAGATATTTATCATACCTATAGATGATGTAATAAGAATAAGAACTGGAGAAAGAGGACCAGAAGCAGTTTAA
- a CDS encoding aldehyde dehydrogenase family protein codes for MIRLSMLIGGKEVFKDEVIDVIYPYNQQKIGEAVKGSVEDVEKAVEKAKIGLKKLKQLTAYEKYKMLLKVAQLLEERKEEFAKVITLETGKTIKESRIEVDRAINTITFSAEEAKRIAGEVVHFDASPNGRGKRGYYFRVPAGIVAAITPFNFPVNLTAHKIAPAIAAGCPFILKPSEKTPLSPTMLCQLFLEAGVPEEAVSIIPGFADVGQAMTTHSDVRVVSFTGSLKVGEIIAKQAGLKKIVMELGSNSAVIVDKDANLELAAKKSVLGGFALAGQVCISVQRVLVHKDVADEFENLLKKEASKLKYGDPMEEDTDVGPVISINEVDRIQTWISEAVMKGAKVSLGGEAEKTLLKPTIVSEIPEDSKLFYEEAFAPVVAVKRFETIEEAVEMVNKTNYGLQVGIFTNNLKNAWKVIEEVEVGGVMVNDIPTFRADNMPYGGVKGSGIGREGPKFAIEDYTEIKVVAFDLNA; via the coding sequence ATGATTAGATTATCAATGTTAATTGGAGGAAAAGAAGTATTCAAAGATGAAGTCATTGATGTTATCTATCCTTACAATCAACAAAAGATAGGAGAAGCTGTTAAAGGGTCTGTGGAAGACGTTGAAAAGGCAGTAGAAAAGGCTAAAATCGGATTAAAGAAATTAAAACAGCTTACAGCCTACGAAAAATATAAAATGCTACTAAAAGTAGCACAGCTTCTTGAAGAGAGAAAAGAAGAGTTTGCAAAAGTTATAACTTTAGAAACAGGAAAAACTATAAAAGAATCAAGGATTGAAGTTGACAGAGCTATAAACACAATAACTTTTTCTGCAGAAGAAGCAAAGAGAATAGCAGGAGAGGTAGTCCACTTTGACGCATCTCCAAACGGTAGAGGAAAAAGAGGGTACTACTTTAGAGTTCCAGCAGGGATAGTTGCAGCTATAACACCTTTTAACTTTCCTGTTAACCTTACAGCTCACAAGATAGCTCCTGCTATAGCAGCTGGTTGTCCGTTTATACTAAAACCCAGCGAAAAAACTCCTTTATCGCCAACAATGTTGTGTCAGCTTTTTTTAGAGGCAGGAGTTCCAGAAGAAGCTGTATCTATCATTCCGGGTTTTGCAGATGTAGGGCAGGCAATGACTACCCATTCTGATGTTAGAGTGGTCTCTTTTACAGGAAGTTTAAAAGTAGGAGAGATTATAGCAAAACAAGCAGGACTTAAGAAAATAGTTATGGAACTTGGGTCAAACTCTGCAGTAATAGTAGATAAAGATGCTAATTTAGAGCTTGCAGCTAAAAAATCCGTTTTAGGTGGATTTGCCTTAGCAGGTCAGGTTTGTATATCTGTTCAAAGAGTGTTAGTTCACAAAGATGTTGCAGATGAGTTTGAAAACCTACTTAAAAAAGAAGCTTCTAAATTAAAGTATGGAGACCCGATGGAAGAAGACACCGACGTAGGACCAGTAATATCAATAAATGAAGTAGATAGAATACAAACATGGATATCAGAAGCTGTGATGAAAGGAGCAAAAGTTAGCCTTGGTGGAGAAGCAGAAAAAACACTTTTAAAACCCACAATAGTATCAGAAATTCCAGAAGATTCTAAACTATTTTACGAAGAAGCTTTCGCACCTGTTGTTGCAGTAAAAAGATTTGAAACGATAGAAGAAGCTGTAGAAATGGTAAACAAAACAAATTACGGCTTACAGGTTGGAATATTTACAAACAACCTTAAAAACGCTTGGAAAGTTATTGAAGAAGTAGAGGTTGGTGGCGTAATGGTAAACGACATTCCAACTTTCAGAGCTGATAATATGCCTTATGGTGGTGTAAAAGGAAGCGGTATCGGAAGAGAAGGTCCTAAGTTTGCCATAGAAGATTACACAGAGATTAAAGTAGTAGCTTTTGATTTAAATGCATAA
- a CDS encoding type 1 glutamine amidotransferase: MKKVAAIRHVEIEHLGLIEDYLQQRDFTIEYIDTPKGQKLKLPVEEYSLIVILGGYMGVYESDLYPFLKYEFEIIEQSLKYQIPLFGICLGCQMLAEVLGGKVYKGERGKEIGFFNIEKISKNVLFSDFPKNFKAFQWHGDTFTLPKEAERIFKNEIYDNQGFIFKKAVGLQFHIEVNEKMIKQWIDFYKEEIKQEKINPQKILSDSKLFLPTLKNTLISFLDKFLL, from the coding sequence ATGAAAAAAGTAGCTGCTATTAGACATGTAGAGATAGAACATTTAGGACTTATTGAAGATTATTTACAACAAAGAGACTTTACTATTGAGTATATTGACACTCCAAAAGGTCAAAAACTTAAATTACCTGTGGAAGAGTATAGCCTTATAGTTATACTAGGTGGATATATGGGTGTTTATGAATCAGATTTATATCCATTTCTAAAGTATGAATTTGAAATTATAGAACAATCTTTGAAATACCAAATCCCGTTATTTGGTATATGTCTTGGATGTCAAATGTTAGCAGAAGTTTTAGGTGGGAAAGTTTATAAAGGAGAAAGAGGTAAAGAGATAGGATTTTTCAATATAGAAAAAATTTCTAAAAATGTTTTATTTTCTGATTTTCCAAAAAATTTCAAAGCATTTCAATGGCATGGAGATACTTTTACTTTACCAAAAGAGGCTGAACGAATTTTTAAAAATGAAATTTATGATAATCAAGGTTTTATATTTAAAAAAGCTGTAGGATTACAGTTCCATATAGAAGTAAATGAAAAGATGATAAAACAATGGATAGATTTTTATAAAGAAGAAATAAAACAAGAAAAAATAAATCCTCAAAAGATATTATCCGATTCTAAATTATTTTTACCAACTTTAAAAAATACTTTAATCAGTTTTTTAGATAAATTTCTGTTATAA
- the typA gene encoding translational GTPase TypA yields MQLNQEVLETNKVYREDIRNIAIIAHVDHGKTTLVDAMLKQSGLFRENEEVAERVMDNIDLERERGITIMAKNTAVRYKDYKINIVDTPGHADFGGEVERTLKMVDGVILLVDAAEGPMPQTRFVLKKALESKLTPIVVINKIDRPDARIQEVINEVYDLFIDLDASEDQLDFPILYTIGRDGIAKEDLNDDSKDLKPLFEKIIEYIPAPTYDKDAGLQFLITSLDYDNFVGRLAIGRIFNGAVRQNQQVAVVKRDGTVIKGSVRALYTYEGLKRIETKEAKAGDIVAIAGLEDITIGETIADAENPVALPPITVEEPTISMIFSVNDSPFAGRSGRFLTSRHLRERLYKETLTNVAIRVEDTENPDSFLVMGRGELQLSILAEMMRREGYEFQVSKPEVIVKEINGKKYEPVERVLIDTPEEFVGVITQKLGSRKGRMVNMINHGFGRVRLEFIIPSRGLIGYRSEFKTDTRGEGLLNTIFEGWEEWQGEIKTRLNGALIADRKGVATPYAIFGLQDRGIFFIDPGTEVYEGMVVGEHNRENDLDVNVTREKKLTNMRASGSDENIKIIPAKKMDFERAMEWINETELIEVTPDAIRIRKKILEANKRK; encoded by the coding sequence ATGCAGTTAAATCAAGAAGTTTTAGAAACAAACAAAGTTTACAGAGAAGACATTAGAAACATCGCCATCATAGCCCACGTTGACCATGGAAAAACAACCCTTGTAGATGCAATGTTAAAACAGTCAGGACTGTTTAGAGAAAACGAAGAAGTTGCTGAAAGGGTTATGGATAACATAGATTTAGAGAGAGAAAGGGGAATTACCATTATGGCTAAAAATACAGCCGTAAGGTATAAAGATTACAAAATAAATATAGTTGACACTCCTGGACACGCAGACTTTGGTGGAGAGGTAGAAAGAACCTTAAAAATGGTAGATGGAGTAATACTGCTGGTAGATGCTGCAGAAGGTCCAATGCCACAAACAAGATTTGTATTAAAAAAAGCGTTAGAGTCAAAGCTAACTCCAATTGTAGTAATAAATAAAATAGACAGACCAGACGCAAGGATTCAAGAGGTAATAAACGAAGTTTATGACCTTTTTATAGATTTAGACGCAAGCGAAGACCAATTGGATTTTCCAATACTTTACACAATAGGTAGAGACGGTATTGCAAAAGAAGATTTAAACGATGATTCAAAAGATTTAAAACCTTTGTTTGAAAAAATAATAGAGTACATCCCAGCTCCAACTTATGACAAAGATGCAGGACTACAGTTTTTAATAACTTCTTTAGATTATGATAACTTTGTTGGAAGACTTGCTATAGGTAGAATTTTTAACGGAGCTGTAAGACAAAATCAACAAGTAGCCGTAGTTAAGAGAGATGGAACTGTAATAAAAGGCTCTGTAAGAGCTTTATATACTTACGAAGGATTAAAAAGGATAGAAACAAAAGAGGCAAAAGCAGGGGATATAGTAGCTATAGCAGGATTGGAAGACATAACAATAGGAGAAACAATAGCAGATGCAGAAAATCCTGTGGCACTTCCACCGATAACAGTTGAAGAACCAACGATATCTATGATTTTTTCTGTAAACGACTCTCCATTCGCAGGAAGAAGTGGAAGATTTTTAACTTCAAGACATCTAAGAGAAAGACTTTACAAAGAAACTTTAACAAACGTAGCTATAAGAGTAGAAGATACAGAAAATCCAGACTCATTTTTAGTAATGGGTAGAGGAGAGCTTCAACTTTCAATCTTGGCAGAGATGATGAGAAGGGAAGGTTATGAGTTTCAAGTATCAAAACCTGAAGTTATCGTAAAAGAGATAAATGGCAAAAAGTATGAACCTGTAGAGAGAGTATTAATAGATACGCCAGAAGAGTTTGTAGGAGTAATAACGCAAAAACTTGGCTCAAGAAAAGGTAGAATGGTAAATATGATAAATCACGGTTTTGGAAGAGTAAGACTTGAGTTTATAATACCTTCAAGAGGTTTAATTGGATATAGGTCTGAGTTTAAAACAGATACAAGAGGAGAAGGACTTTTAAACACAATTTTTGAAGGATGGGAAGAGTGGCAAGGTGAGATAAAAACAAGACTAAACGGTGCCTTAATAGCAGATAGGAAAGGAGTTGCAACTCCATATGCTATTTTTGGACTTCAAGACAGGGGAATTTTCTTTATTGACCCTGGAACGGAAGTTTATGAAGGAATGGTTGTAGGAGAACACAACAGAGAAAACGACCTTGATGTTAACGTAACAAGAGAGAAAAAACTCACGAATATGAGAGCATCTGGTTCTGATGAAAACATAAAAATTATTCCTGCTAAAAAGATGGACTTTGAAAGAGCTATGGAATGGATAAATGAGACAGAGTTAATAGAAGTTACTCCTGATGCGATAAGAATAAGAAAGAAAATTTTAGAAGCAAATAAAAGAAAGTAG
- a CDS encoding sigma-54 interaction domain-containing protein: MNFIDELNLIVVDTELTIRRISQSLVELLSYKNYEVIGEKIDKILDKPLRDLNDVSSFVAFLKTKNGNLYKGYFKVDKLYDYYNQIRGYLIQFMEFNEVELNDDFIVFNTQNIKMKKLLERASLVAQHDVSVLISGETGTGKSKLARWIHINSKRSRNKFVSVNCSAIPDTLFESEFFGYEKGAFTGAVSSKPGKVEIADGGTLFLDEVGDLSLTSQAKLLVFVDTKEFERLGANKSKKVDVRIISATNKDLLKEMEKGNFRNDLFYRICAVKIEIPPLRERKEDIPLIVNSILSKKGKRITTRAMQYIISKDWYGNVRELRAFLDAVCIFCTSDFIDLEDLSNEYVNFNQEKDNIEISEEVLFNEQKRIVEALKRANGNKNKAAKLLGISPVTLWRKIKQYNIEL, translated from the coding sequence ATGAACTTTATAGATGAACTTAACTTAATAGTAGTAGATACAGAACTAACTATAAGGAGAATAAGCCAATCTTTAGTAGAGCTTTTAAGCTATAAAAATTACGAAGTTATTGGAGAAAAGATTGATAAGATTTTAGACAAACCATTAAGAGATTTAAACGATGTATCAAGTTTTGTTGCATTTTTAAAAACAAAAAATGGTAATCTCTACAAAGGATATTTCAAGGTTGATAAACTTTACGACTATTACAATCAAATTAGAGGATATTTAATTCAATTTATGGAGTTTAACGAAGTAGAGTTAAACGATGACTTTATTGTTTTTAACACTCAAAATATTAAAATGAAAAAACTTTTAGAGAGAGCTTCTTTAGTTGCACAACACGATGTATCGGTTTTAATATCAGGAGAAACAGGAACAGGAAAATCAAAACTTGCAAGATGGATACATATCAACAGTAAAAGGTCAAGAAATAAATTTGTATCCGTAAACTGCTCTGCCATTCCAGATACACTCTTTGAGTCTGAGTTTTTTGGATATGAAAAAGGAGCGTTTACAGGAGCTGTATCATCTAAACCTGGTAAAGTTGAGATTGCAGATGGAGGAACTTTATTCTTAGATGAGGTAGGAGACTTATCTTTAACATCTCAGGCAAAGCTGTTAGTTTTTGTAGATACAAAAGAGTTTGAAAGACTTGGAGCCAACAAATCAAAGAAAGTTGACGTAAGAATTATATCCGCAACAAACAAAGACCTATTAAAAGAAATGGAAAAAGGAAACTTTAGAAATGACTTATTTTACAGAATTTGTGCGGTAAAGATAGAGATACCACCTTTAAGAGAAAGAAAAGAAGATATACCTTTGATTGTTAACAGTATTTTGTCTAAAAAAGGAAAAAGAATAACCACCAGAGCAATGCAGTACATAATATCTAAAGATTGGTATGGAAACGTAAGGGAGCTGAGGGCTTTTTTAGATGCTGTTTGTATATTCTGTACTTCTGATTTTATAGACTTAGAAGATTTGAGTAATGAATACGTCAATTTCAATCAGGAAAAGGATAATATTGAAATTTCAGAAGAAGTTTTATTTAACGAACAAAAAAGGATTGTAGAAGCTTTAAAAAGAGCTAACGGGAACAAAAATAAAGCGGCAAAGCTTCTTGGTATAAGTCCCGTTACCCTCTGGAGAAAGATAAAACAGTACAATATTGAATTATAG
- the gmhA gene encoding D-sedoheptulose 7-phosphate isomerase, producing the protein MLENEIIQLFEESANLKKEFVYEYAEDIVNLGLLIAKRLKLGKKVLICGNGGSAADSQHFAAEIVGRFEKERKGYPAIALTTDTSALTAIGNDYGFDKIFSRQVEALGEKGDILIGISTSGNSKNVIQAVEVAKQIGMFTVGFLGKDGGKLKDLVDKAFIVKSDNTARIQEVHLTLEHSICKVIDMYLSGEIKEYE; encoded by the coding sequence ATGCTTGAGAATGAAATCATACAGCTTTTTGAAGAAAGTGCAAACTTAAAAAAAGAGTTTGTTTACGAGTATGCGGAAGATATTGTCAATTTAGGTCTGCTTATTGCAAAAAGGTTAAAGTTAGGGAAAAAAGTTTTAATATGCGGAAACGGTGGAAGTGCAGCAGACAGCCAACACTTTGCAGCTGAGATAGTAGGAAGGTTTGAAAAAGAAAGAAAAGGATATCCTGCAATAGCTCTAACAACAGACACATCGGCTCTTACGGCAATAGGAAACGATTACGGATTTGACAAAATCTTTTCAAGACAAGTAGAAGCCCTTGGAGAAAAAGGAGATATACTTATAGGAATATCAACAAGCGGAAACTCTAAAAACGTTATTCAAGCGGTAGAAGTAGCAAAACAGATAGGAATGTTTACAGTAGGATTTTTAGGAAAAGACGGAGGAAAGTTAAAAGATTTAGTTGACAAAGCTTTTATAGTAAAGTCTGATAACACGGCAAGAATCCAAGAAGTCCACTTAACTTTAGAACATTCAATTTGTAAAGTTATAGACATGTATCTTAGTGGAGAAATAAAAGAATATGAGTAA